The Haloplanus natans DSM 17983 DNA segment GAAGATCCTCGCGATCCCGCTTCCGACCGCCGTCCCGCGGGTCGGGGAGACGATTTTTCTGCCGGGGGCGGCGCTGGCGTACGCGCTCACCTTCTTCGCGTCGGACTGTTACGGCGAACTCTACGGCCGGCGCGACGCGCAGGTGATGGTGAACGTCGGGTTCGTGATGAACTTCGTCCTCCTGGCGCTGGTGTGGTCGACCATCCTCGCGCCGGGGCGAAACGCCGAGTTCGCCGCGCAGTTCGAGGGCGTCCTCGCCCCGGCGACCAACATCGTCGCCGGAAGCCTACTGGCGTACATCGTCAGCCAGAACTGGGACGTGATCGTCTTCCACCGTCTCCGCGAGGCGACCGAGGGCGACTTCCTCTGGCTTCGGAACATCGTCTCGACGGCGACGAGTCAGGCCATCGACACCGTCATCTTCGTCGGCATCGCGTTCTACCTCCTGCCGACGTACGTTGGCATCGGCATGGAGACGCCGTGGTCGGTCGTCGTCACGCTCATGCTGGGACAGTATCTGCTGAAGCTACTCATCGCGGTCGTAGACACGCCGTTCGTCTACGCCGTCGTCGGCGTCGTGCGCTCGCGGGCCGACGCGGCCGCGAAGGCTACGGCCACTGCGGGGGCGGGCGAAGGGGAGCCGGTCGAGGAGTTCTGAACGCTCACACCGACCGTCGTCCAGAGCCCGGCGACCCGGGCGCGGACAGTTGCGACCGCTACGACAGCCGTTCCGCGAACGCGAATCGGGGTTTCACGTCCACGATTCGCACCGTCACTTCCTCCCCCACGTCGGCGTCCGGAACGAAGACGGTGAAGCCGTCGACGCGGGCGATGCCGTCGCCCTCGCGGCCCTCGTCGCTGATTTCGACGACGAGTTCGTCGCCGGCGGCGACCGGCGCCGTGAGATAGCCCTTGGCGACGAGGTAGAGTTCGGACGACGAGTCCCGGGAGGCGTCGGGCCGGATGGAGCGTACGTACTCGAAGGACTCCTCCATGTCGCTCCGGAGGTCGGCGAGGTCCGGGCCGTCGAACACCTTCGTGACGAAGTCGCCGCCGGGAGCGAGCAGGTCGCGAGCCACGTCGAACGCCTGCCGGGCGAGGTGGACGGAACGGGCGTGGTCGACGGAGTACTCGCCGGTCATGTTCGGTGCCATGTCGGAGACGACGGCGTCGACGGCGTCGCCGACGGTATCGTGGAGGTGGTCGACCGTCCGCTCTTCGGTCATGTCGCCACGAACCGTCTCGACGGTCGCGGCGTCGAGGGACCGAATCCGCTGGCGGTCGACGCCGACGACCGTGCCCGACTCGCCGACGGCTTCGGCGGCGACCTGAAGCCACCCACCGGGGGCGGCCCCCAGGTCGACGACGCTGTCGCCGGCGTCGAAGAGGTTCGCTTCCGCGTCGAGTTGCTTGAGTTTGTACGCCGACCGGGCGCGGTAGCCCTCCTGTTTCGAGCGGTTGTAGTACTCGTCTTTACCCGTCATGGTCCCCTCCGGAACGCGTTCTGGGCTGGCGACTCGGCGGTCATACCGGAACACAGGCGGTCGACCCGGAAAGGCACGTCGAATCGGGCAGCGGGCGGTCAGACCTGCTCTAGCAGGCGTTCGAGAAGCGGCGGACCGTCGTACCGGATCCGTGACCGATCGGGTGCGTACTCGACGACGCCGGCCGCGTCGAGTTTCGGCAGGTGGACGTGTCGGAGCGAGACGACGAGCTGGTCCGGGTCCGGGTCGCCGGGCTCGCGTCCGGCCAGCGCCTCTGCGAGCGTCGGCACGGAGACGGAGCCCCCGGAAGACCGGAGGGCACGCACGACGCGGCGTCGACGTGCGTCGGCGAGCACGCCGAACATCGCGTCTACGTGCTCCTCGGTCGGTCGGTGTCGGTTCCCCCTTGATTCCTCACCCGTCGCCTGGTCGTGTCTATCGACGTTTGATGTGGTCATGGCACCCCCCTACGATGCGAATACCGATTCGACGTGAGCGTTCATGAAGGTGTTGGATAGAAATACTGTCACGTCCCGCGTCACTCGTCGTGGTCGAGTAGCAACGCGTTGGTCACGAACGTCACGATACCCCGACGCAGTCGTTCGGTGACGGCTTGATCGGAGATGCCGAGTTCGTCGGCGAGTTCGAGGGTCGTACAGCGACGCGGGATGTCGTAATACCCCCGTTCGACCGCGAGTTCGAGCGTTCGATGCTGTCTCCGTGTCAGCCCGTACCAGGCACCGGTTCCGCGTCTGGTCGGGCAGTACACACGGTCCACCTCGGCTCCGAACGCCCCGTCGGTACAGGCCGACCGGAACCCAGCGAACGCGCCTTGGGTCGGAAAGCACGTCTCGAAGACCCAGGCATCCGACGTCCCCGTACCGCGGCGGACGACGCCGTCGTGGTCGTCGAGCAGCCGGAAGAACGGATCGACCGCCGGATCCCACCGCATCGCGTAGACCGTCTCGTCGCCGAACACCTCCAGCACTTCGACCCGACACCCCTCCACGTCGGCGAACGAGTCCCCGACACCCCCGTCCGACGGATCGCCGAACGACCCCGAGAACGAGAAGACCGAAACGTCACCGTCCCCCACCGAGCCCATCCGTTCGATTTCCGTGACCTCGTCGTGTTGCAACGGAAACCGCCGACCGAACTCGAACTGATGGGCCGGTATTCGTAAATCTACGATCACACCCATATAGTGCGTTAGGAACTTGCCGACGAGGGGTCATAGCAGGTATGCTTGGTTAACCAAGTTTCGTTCGTCGTTGGCGACGCCCTCATAAAGCCCGGACGCGAACGGCGTCGGTACCGAGACCGAGCCACGCGCGCGGTCGCGCTCGAACAGCGGGTATTTTTAACGCATGGGGCGTACCACTGGATACATGTTCAAGGCCATCGTGAGCGCGTCGACGCTCCGGGATGCCCTCGACTCGGTGAGCGTGTTGGTCGACGAGTGTAAGA contains these protein-coding regions:
- a CDS encoding queuosine precursor transporter → MSARTDWPAGRVAILALFVTALATAQLTASKILAIPLPTAVPRVGETIFLPGAALAYALTFFASDCYGELYGRRDAQVMVNVGFVMNFVLLALVWSTILAPGRNAEFAAQFEGVLAPATNIVAGSLLAYIVSQNWDVIVFHRLREATEGDFLWLRNIVSTATSQAIDTVIFVGIAFYLLPTYVGIGMETPWSVVVTLMLGQYLLKLLIAVVDTPFVYAVVGVVRSRADAAAKATATAGAGEGEPVEEF
- a CDS encoding 23S rRNA (uridine(2552)-2'-O)-methyltransferase; the encoded protein is MTGKDEYYNRSKQEGYRARSAYKLKQLDAEANLFDAGDSVVDLGAAPGGWLQVAAEAVGESGTVVGVDRQRIRSLDAATVETVRGDMTEERTVDHLHDTVGDAVDAVVSDMAPNMTGEYSVDHARSVHLARQAFDVARDLLAPGGDFVTKVFDGPDLADLRSDMEESFEYVRSIRPDASRDSSSELYLVAKGYLTAPVAAGDELVVEISDEGREGDGIARVDGFTVFVPDADVGEEVTVRIVDVKPRFAFAERLS
- a CDS encoding DUF7344 domain-containing protein: MTTSNVDRHDQATGEESRGNRHRPTEEHVDAMFGVLADARRRRVVRALRSSGGSVSVPTLAEALAGREPGDPDPDQLVVSLRHVHLPKLDAAGVVEYAPDRSRIRYDGPPLLERLLEQV
- a CDS encoding helix-turn-helix domain-containing protein; protein product: MQHDEVTEIERMGSVGDGDVSVFSFSGSFGDPSDGGVGDSFADVEGCRVEVLEVFGDETVYAMRWDPAVDPFFRLLDDHDGVVRRGTGTSDAWVFETCFPTQGAFAGFRSACTDGAFGAEVDRVYCPTRRGTGAWYGLTRRQHRTLELAVERGYYDIPRRCTTLELADELGISDQAVTERLRRGIVTFVTNALLLDHDE